In Rhodamnia argentea isolate NSW1041297 chromosome 4, ASM2092103v1, whole genome shotgun sequence, the following proteins share a genomic window:
- the LOC115736223 gene encoding putative lipase ROG1 isoform X2, whose protein sequence is MFAFSLPIRASTPRCFARSRLSQRPHFDPDLGSRLIGRLGLECSKLSVSVDWGKIDLAASMGAGCFKVAKKSDRGLKVEFDSGGQDFFDADAVEASAGGAPEHLVIMVNGMVGSAEDWRYAAEQFVKKLPDKVIVHRSQCNSSKLTFDGVDMMGERLAEEVLGVIRHRPGVCKISFIAHSLGGLVARYAIGRLYEEPSQSELCTAIRDCPREEQSNHQMDVLEPHEAKVAVLEPHEAKVAGLEPMNFITVASPHLGSRGHKQLPFLCGLPFLERKAPEAAHLIVGRSGKHLFLTDGDDGKPPLLLQMVNDSKDLKFLSALRAFKRRVAYANVNYDQVVGWGTSSIRRQHELPKSSLLVKDARYPHIVYVEKETPENFQRRASSLVTDKKIDLEGWEEAVELSNRLIGGKRAH, encoded by the exons ATGTTCGCGTTTAGTCTCCCGATCCGAGCCTCGACCCCGCGTTGTTTCGCTCGGTCGCGCTTGAGCCAGCGGCCCCACTTCGATCCCGATCTCGGGTCCAGGCTGATCGGGAGGCTCGGCCTCGAGTGCAGCAAGCTCTCGGTCTCGGTGGATTGGGGCAAGATCGACTTGGCGGCGAGTATGGGCGCTGGCTGCTTCAAGGTCGCGAAGAAGAGCGACAGGGGGTTGAAGGTGGAGTTCGACAGTGGCGGGCAGGACTTCTTCGACGCCGATGCCGTGGAGGCCTCCGCTGGCGGCGCTCCGGAGCATCTTGTCATTATGGTTAACGGGATGGTCGGAAG TGCTGAAGATTGGAGGTATGCTGCTGAGCAGTTCGTGAAGAAGCTTCCAGACAAAGTGATAGTCCATC GTAGTCAATGCAACTCTTCAAAGTTGACTTTTGATGGTGTTGACATGATGGGTGAACGATTGGCAGAAGAG GTATTGGGTGTTATCAGGCACAGACCTGGGGTTTGTAAGATTTCCTTTATTGCGCACTCCTTGGGAGGCCTTGTTGCAAGGTATGCTATTGGGAGACTTTATGAAGAACCTTCACAATCAGAACTCTGTACTGCTATTAGGGACTGCCCACGTGAAGAGCAATCAAATCATCAGATGGATGTTCTGGAGCCTCATGAAGCCAAAGTTGCAGTTTTGGAGCCTCATGAAGCCAAAGTTGCAGGTTTGGAGCCAATGAATTTCATAACAGTTGCTTCACCACATCTTGGGTCAAGAGGACATAAACAG CTGCCTTTCCTTTGTGGTCTCCCTTTTTTGGAGAGAAAAGCACCTGAAGCAGCGCATTTGATTGTTGGGAGGTCTGGAAAGCATCTCTTTCTTACTGACGGTGATGATGGGaaacctcctcttcttcttcaaatggtCAATGATTCTAAAGATCTGAAATTCTT GTCAGCTTTACGGGCTTTCAAACGACGTGTAGCATATGCAAATGTCAATTATGATC AAGTAGTTGGGTGGGGAACATCATCAATCCGACGTCAACATGAACTTCCTAAG TCTAGTCTTCTGGTAAAAGATGCGAGATACCCTCACATTGTATATGTGGAGAAGGAGACTCCTGAGAACTTTCAAAGGAGAGCATCTTCTCTGGTGACtgacaaaaaaattgatttggaag GGTGGGAAGAAGCAGTCGAGTTGTCAAATCGGCTAATTGGAGGAAAACGCGCACATTGA
- the LOC115736223 gene encoding putative lipase ROG1 isoform X3: protein MFAFSLPIRASTPRCFARSRLSQRPHFDPDLGSRLIGRLGLECSKLSVSVDWGKIDLAASMGAGCFKVAKKSDRGLKVEFDSGGQDFFDADAVEASAGGAPEHLVIMVNGMVGSAEDWRYAAEQFVKKLPDKVIVHRSQCNSSKLTFDGVDMMGERLAEEVLGVIRHRPGVCKISFIAHSLGGLVARYAIGRLYEEPSQSELCTAIRDCPREEQSNHQMDVLEPHEAKVAVLEPHEAKVAGLEPMNFITVASPHLGSRGHKQLPFLCGLPFLERKAPEAAHLIVGRSGKHLFLTDGDDGKPPLLLQMVNDSKDLKFLSALRAFKRRVAYANVNYDQVVGWGTSSIRRQHELPKSSLLVKDARYPHIVYVEKETPENFQRRASSLVTDKKIDLEVMWANQQQWQSFCGK, encoded by the exons ATGTTCGCGTTTAGTCTCCCGATCCGAGCCTCGACCCCGCGTTGTTTCGCTCGGTCGCGCTTGAGCCAGCGGCCCCACTTCGATCCCGATCTCGGGTCCAGGCTGATCGGGAGGCTCGGCCTCGAGTGCAGCAAGCTCTCGGTCTCGGTGGATTGGGGCAAGATCGACTTGGCGGCGAGTATGGGCGCTGGCTGCTTCAAGGTCGCGAAGAAGAGCGACAGGGGGTTGAAGGTGGAGTTCGACAGTGGCGGGCAGGACTTCTTCGACGCCGATGCCGTGGAGGCCTCCGCTGGCGGCGCTCCGGAGCATCTTGTCATTATGGTTAACGGGATGGTCGGAAG TGCTGAAGATTGGAGGTATGCTGCTGAGCAGTTCGTGAAGAAGCTTCCAGACAAAGTGATAGTCCATC GTAGTCAATGCAACTCTTCAAAGTTGACTTTTGATGGTGTTGACATGATGGGTGAACGATTGGCAGAAGAG GTATTGGGTGTTATCAGGCACAGACCTGGGGTTTGTAAGATTTCCTTTATTGCGCACTCCTTGGGAGGCCTTGTTGCAAGGTATGCTATTGGGAGACTTTATGAAGAACCTTCACAATCAGAACTCTGTACTGCTATTAGGGACTGCCCACGTGAAGAGCAATCAAATCATCAGATGGATGTTCTGGAGCCTCATGAAGCCAAAGTTGCAGTTTTGGAGCCTCATGAAGCCAAAGTTGCAGGTTTGGAGCCAATGAATTTCATAACAGTTGCTTCACCACATCTTGGGTCAAGAGGACATAAACAG CTGCCTTTCCTTTGTGGTCTCCCTTTTTTGGAGAGAAAAGCACCTGAAGCAGCGCATTTGATTGTTGGGAGGTCTGGAAAGCATCTCTTTCTTACTGACGGTGATGATGGGaaacctcctcttcttcttcaaatggtCAATGATTCTAAAGATCTGAAATTCTT GTCAGCTTTACGGGCTTTCAAACGACGTGTAGCATATGCAAATGTCAATTATGATC AAGTAGTTGGGTGGGGAACATCATCAATCCGACGTCAACATGAACTTCCTAAG TCTAGTCTTCTGGTAAAAGATGCGAGATACCCTCACATTGTATATGTGGAGAAGGAGACTCCTGAGAACTTTCAAAGGAGAGCATCTTCTCTGGTGACtgacaaaaaaattgatttggaag TAATGTGGGCCAATCAGCAGCAATGGCAGTCATTTTGTGGAAAATAA
- the LOC115736223 gene encoding uncharacterized protein LOC115736223 isoform X1, whose translation MFAFSLPIRASTPRCFARSRLSQRPHFDPDLGSRLIGRLGLECSKLSVSVDWGKIDLAASMGAGCFKVAKKSDRGLKVEFDSGGQDFFDADAVEASAGGAPEHLVIMVNGMVGSAEDWRYAAEQFVKKLPDKVIVHRSQCNSSKLTFDGVDMMGERLAEEVLGVIRHRPGVCKISFIAHSLGGLVARYAIGRLYEEPSQSELCTAIRDCPREEQSNHQMDVLEPHEAKVAVLEPHEAKVAGLEPMNFITVASPHLGSRGHKQLPFLCGLPFLERKAPEAAHLIVGRSGKHLFLTDGDDGKPPLLLQMVNDSKDLKFLSALRAFKRRVAYANVNYDQVVGWGTSSIRRQHELPKSSLLVKDARYPHIVYVEKETPENFQRRASSLVTDKKIDLEEEMIRGLTQVPWERVDVSFSKSKQRYSAHNTILVRSYRLNSDGADVVFHMIDNFLL comes from the exons ATGTTCGCGTTTAGTCTCCCGATCCGAGCCTCGACCCCGCGTTGTTTCGCTCGGTCGCGCTTGAGCCAGCGGCCCCACTTCGATCCCGATCTCGGGTCCAGGCTGATCGGGAGGCTCGGCCTCGAGTGCAGCAAGCTCTCGGTCTCGGTGGATTGGGGCAAGATCGACTTGGCGGCGAGTATGGGCGCTGGCTGCTTCAAGGTCGCGAAGAAGAGCGACAGGGGGTTGAAGGTGGAGTTCGACAGTGGCGGGCAGGACTTCTTCGACGCCGATGCCGTGGAGGCCTCCGCTGGCGGCGCTCCGGAGCATCTTGTCATTATGGTTAACGGGATGGTCGGAAG TGCTGAAGATTGGAGGTATGCTGCTGAGCAGTTCGTGAAGAAGCTTCCAGACAAAGTGATAGTCCATC GTAGTCAATGCAACTCTTCAAAGTTGACTTTTGATGGTGTTGACATGATGGGTGAACGATTGGCAGAAGAG GTATTGGGTGTTATCAGGCACAGACCTGGGGTTTGTAAGATTTCCTTTATTGCGCACTCCTTGGGAGGCCTTGTTGCAAGGTATGCTATTGGGAGACTTTATGAAGAACCTTCACAATCAGAACTCTGTACTGCTATTAGGGACTGCCCACGTGAAGAGCAATCAAATCATCAGATGGATGTTCTGGAGCCTCATGAAGCCAAAGTTGCAGTTTTGGAGCCTCATGAAGCCAAAGTTGCAGGTTTGGAGCCAATGAATTTCATAACAGTTGCTTCACCACATCTTGGGTCAAGAGGACATAAACAG CTGCCTTTCCTTTGTGGTCTCCCTTTTTTGGAGAGAAAAGCACCTGAAGCAGCGCATTTGATTGTTGGGAGGTCTGGAAAGCATCTCTTTCTTACTGACGGTGATGATGGGaaacctcctcttcttcttcaaatggtCAATGATTCTAAAGATCTGAAATTCTT GTCAGCTTTACGGGCTTTCAAACGACGTGTAGCATATGCAAATGTCAATTATGATC AAGTAGTTGGGTGGGGAACATCATCAATCCGACGTCAACATGAACTTCCTAAG TCTAGTCTTCTGGTAAAAGATGCGAGATACCCTCACATTGTATATGTGGAGAAGGAGACTCCTGAGAACTTTCAAAGGAGAGCATCTTCTCTGGTGACtgacaaaaaaattgatttggaag AGGAGATGATCAGAGGCCTCACGCAGGTGCCCTGGGAGCGCGTAGATGTCAGCTTTAGCAAAAGCAAACAGCGGTATTCTGCACATAATACAATCTTG GTGAGGAGTTACAGGCTAAATTCTGATGGTGCTGACGTTGTATTCCATATGATCGACAACTTTCTTCTTTAG
- the LOC115736221 gene encoding CBL-interacting serine/threonine-protein kinase 21 isoform X3: MKLLHHPNIVRIHEVIGTKTKIYIVMEYVPGGQLSDKLSYLRKFSESEARKLFQQLIDAVDYCHHRGVYHRDLKPENLLLDSKGNLKVSDFGLSALQKPGDMLSTACGSPCYVAPELFADKGYDGAAADIWSCGVILFELLAGFLPFDDRSLMNLYRKIAKAEYTCPPWFTDSQKKILSRILDPNPTRRITIVEIVEDAWFKKDYIPACGCECDAKNLDDVNAAFDTLEDSDAEKTMPKSSNFINAFQLIAMSRDLDLSGLFEEQEEKKQKMRLGSKNTISNTFRKIEAAATDMSLAIERLNNKMKMHPRQKMTRCARSYYDFSAEVIEVAPEHCVVEISKSAGELGMYKEFCQSLSSLLTEKSSDSLESQQSQESLIQCKDIVGAGCSEEEIDDNEVTQSYSSSL, encoded by the exons ATGAAGCTTTTACATCACCCGAACATTGTAAGGATACACGAG GTTATCGGAACCAAGACGAAAATATACATAGTAATGGAATATGTACCCGGAGGACAACTATCAGACAAGCTG TCTTATTTGAGGAAATTCAGTGAAAGCGAGGCAAGAAAGCTATTCCAACAGTTAATCGATGCCGTGGACTATTGCCATCACAGAGGGGTGTACCACAGGGATCTAAAG CCAGAAAACTTGCTGTTGGATAGCAAGGGGAACCTGAAGGTGTCTGATTTTGGCCTTAGTGCTTTGCAAAAG CCTGGAGACATGTTATCGACGGCATGTGGCTCTCCATGCTATGTTGCACCTGAG CTATTTGCAGACAAAGGGTATGACGGAGCAGCAGCAGACATTTGGTCTTGTGGGGTTATCCTCTTCGAATTGCTGGCAGGGTTTTTGCCATTTGATGACCGTAGCCTCATGAATTTATACAGGAAG ATCGCAAAAGCAGAATACACATGTCCACCATGGTTCACAGACAGTCAAAAGAAGATCCTCTCTAGAATACTGGATCCAAATCCTACAAGG CGAATAACGATCGTGGAGATTGTAGAGGATGCCTGGTTCAAGAAAGACTACATACCTGCTTGTGGATGCGAATGTGATGCAAAGAACCTGGATGACGTTAATGCTGCTTTTGACACACTAGAG GATAGTGATGCAGAGAAGACAATGCCAAAGTCCTCCAATTTTATAAATGCTTTTCAGTTGATTGCGATGTCGCGTGACCTGGATTTATCAGGACTTTTTGAAGAACAG gaagagaagaaacaaaaaatgaggCTTGGATCCAAAAATACAATTAGCAATACCTTCAGAAAAATAGAAGCTGCTGCAACAGATATGAGTCTTGCAATTGAAAGATTAAATAATAAG ATGAAGATGCATCCAAGGCAAAAGATGACTAGATGTGCCAGATCCTATTATGATTTTTCAGCAGAG GTAATTGAAGTTGCTCCCGAGCACTGCGTAGTAGAAATCTCAAAATCAGCAGGAGAGCTAGGAATGTATAAAGAG TTCTGCCAAAGTTTATCAAGCCTACTGACAGAGAAATCAAGCGATTCATTAGAGAGTCAACAGTCTCAAGAGAGCTTAATCCAATGCAAAGACATAGTCGGAGCAGGATG CTCTGAAGAGGAAATTGATGATAATGAGGTCACCCAAAGTTACTCATCCTCTCTATGA
- the LOC115736221 gene encoding CBL-interacting serine/threonine-protein kinase 21 isoform X1, which produces MAPVSNIGKYQLRQTIGEGTFAKVKLAVDNTGGHNVAVKVIDKQMVMESNLKYQVQREIRTMKLLHHPNIVRIHEVIGTKTKIYIVMEYVPGGQLSDKLSYLRKFSESEARKLFQQLIDAVDYCHHRGVYHRDLKPENLLLDSKGNLKVSDFGLSALQKPGDMLSTACGSPCYVAPELFADKGYDGAAADIWSCGVILFELLAGFLPFDDRSLMNLYRKIAKAEYTCPPWFTDSQKKILSRILDPNPTRRITIVEIVEDAWFKKDYIPACGCECDAKNLDDVNAAFDTLEDSDAEKTMPKSSNFINAFQLIAMSRDLDLSGLFEEQEEKKQKMRLGSKNTISNTFRKIEAAATDMSLAIERLNNKMKMHPRQKMTRCARSYYDFSAEVIEVAPEHCVVEISKSAGELGMYKEFCQSLSSLLTEKSSDSLESQQSQESLIQCKDIVGAGCSEEEIDDNEVTQSYSSSL; this is translated from the exons ATGGCCCCCGTCAGCAACATAGGGAAGTATCAGCTCCGGCAAACGATCGGAGAAGGCACCTTCGCCAAGGTCAAGCTGGCCGTCGACAACACGGGTGGGCATAACGTTGCTGTCAAGGTCATCGATAAGCAGATGGTGATGGAGAGCAATCTTAAGTACCAG GTACAGAGAGAGATTAGGACAATGAAGCTTTTACATCACCCGAACATTGTAAGGATACACGAG GTTATCGGAACCAAGACGAAAATATACATAGTAATGGAATATGTACCCGGAGGACAACTATCAGACAAGCTG TCTTATTTGAGGAAATTCAGTGAAAGCGAGGCAAGAAAGCTATTCCAACAGTTAATCGATGCCGTGGACTATTGCCATCACAGAGGGGTGTACCACAGGGATCTAAAG CCAGAAAACTTGCTGTTGGATAGCAAGGGGAACCTGAAGGTGTCTGATTTTGGCCTTAGTGCTTTGCAAAAG CCTGGAGACATGTTATCGACGGCATGTGGCTCTCCATGCTATGTTGCACCTGAG CTATTTGCAGACAAAGGGTATGACGGAGCAGCAGCAGACATTTGGTCTTGTGGGGTTATCCTCTTCGAATTGCTGGCAGGGTTTTTGCCATTTGATGACCGTAGCCTCATGAATTTATACAGGAAG ATCGCAAAAGCAGAATACACATGTCCACCATGGTTCACAGACAGTCAAAAGAAGATCCTCTCTAGAATACTGGATCCAAATCCTACAAGG CGAATAACGATCGTGGAGATTGTAGAGGATGCCTGGTTCAAGAAAGACTACATACCTGCTTGTGGATGCGAATGTGATGCAAAGAACCTGGATGACGTTAATGCTGCTTTTGACACACTAGAG GATAGTGATGCAGAGAAGACAATGCCAAAGTCCTCCAATTTTATAAATGCTTTTCAGTTGATTGCGATGTCGCGTGACCTGGATTTATCAGGACTTTTTGAAGAACAG gaagagaagaaacaaaaaatgaggCTTGGATCCAAAAATACAATTAGCAATACCTTCAGAAAAATAGAAGCTGCTGCAACAGATATGAGTCTTGCAATTGAAAGATTAAATAATAAG ATGAAGATGCATCCAAGGCAAAAGATGACTAGATGTGCCAGATCCTATTATGATTTTTCAGCAGAG GTAATTGAAGTTGCTCCCGAGCACTGCGTAGTAGAAATCTCAAAATCAGCAGGAGAGCTAGGAATGTATAAAGAG TTCTGCCAAAGTTTATCAAGCCTACTGACAGAGAAATCAAGCGATTCATTAGAGAGTCAACAGTCTCAAGAGAGCTTAATCCAATGCAAAGACATAGTCGGAGCAGGATG CTCTGAAGAGGAAATTGATGATAATGAGGTCACCCAAAGTTACTCATCCTCTCTATGA
- the LOC115736221 gene encoding CBL-interacting serine/threonine-protein kinase 21 isoform X2 codes for MAPVSNIGKYQLRQTIGEGTFAKVKLAVDNTGGHNVAVKVIDKQMVMESNLKYQVQREIRTMKLLHHPNIVRIHEVIGTKTKIYIVMEYVPGGQLSDKLSYLRKFSESEARKLFQQLIDAVDYCHHRGVYHRDLKPENLLLDSKGNLKVSDFGLSALQKPGDMLSTACGSPCYVAPELFADKGYDGAAADIWSCGVILFELLAGFLPFDDRSLMNLYRKIAKAEYTCPPWFTDSQKKILSRILDPNPTRRITIVEIVEDAWFKKDYIPACGCECDAKNLDDVNAAFDTLEDSDAEKTMPKSSNFINAFQLIAMSRDLDLSGLFEEQEEKKQKMRLGSKNTISNTFRKIEAAATDMSLAIERLNNKMKMHPRQKMTRCARSYYDFSAEVIEVAPEHCVVEISKSAGELGMYKEFCQSLSSLLTEKSSDSLESQQSQESLIQCKDIL; via the exons ATGGCCCCCGTCAGCAACATAGGGAAGTATCAGCTCCGGCAAACGATCGGAGAAGGCACCTTCGCCAAGGTCAAGCTGGCCGTCGACAACACGGGTGGGCATAACGTTGCTGTCAAGGTCATCGATAAGCAGATGGTGATGGAGAGCAATCTTAAGTACCAG GTACAGAGAGAGATTAGGACAATGAAGCTTTTACATCACCCGAACATTGTAAGGATACACGAG GTTATCGGAACCAAGACGAAAATATACATAGTAATGGAATATGTACCCGGAGGACAACTATCAGACAAGCTG TCTTATTTGAGGAAATTCAGTGAAAGCGAGGCAAGAAAGCTATTCCAACAGTTAATCGATGCCGTGGACTATTGCCATCACAGAGGGGTGTACCACAGGGATCTAAAG CCAGAAAACTTGCTGTTGGATAGCAAGGGGAACCTGAAGGTGTCTGATTTTGGCCTTAGTGCTTTGCAAAAG CCTGGAGACATGTTATCGACGGCATGTGGCTCTCCATGCTATGTTGCACCTGAG CTATTTGCAGACAAAGGGTATGACGGAGCAGCAGCAGACATTTGGTCTTGTGGGGTTATCCTCTTCGAATTGCTGGCAGGGTTTTTGCCATTTGATGACCGTAGCCTCATGAATTTATACAGGAAG ATCGCAAAAGCAGAATACACATGTCCACCATGGTTCACAGACAGTCAAAAGAAGATCCTCTCTAGAATACTGGATCCAAATCCTACAAGG CGAATAACGATCGTGGAGATTGTAGAGGATGCCTGGTTCAAGAAAGACTACATACCTGCTTGTGGATGCGAATGTGATGCAAAGAACCTGGATGACGTTAATGCTGCTTTTGACACACTAGAG GATAGTGATGCAGAGAAGACAATGCCAAAGTCCTCCAATTTTATAAATGCTTTTCAGTTGATTGCGATGTCGCGTGACCTGGATTTATCAGGACTTTTTGAAGAACAG gaagagaagaaacaaaaaatgaggCTTGGATCCAAAAATACAATTAGCAATACCTTCAGAAAAATAGAAGCTGCTGCAACAGATATGAGTCTTGCAATTGAAAGATTAAATAATAAG ATGAAGATGCATCCAAGGCAAAAGATGACTAGATGTGCCAGATCCTATTATGATTTTTCAGCAGAG GTAATTGAAGTTGCTCCCGAGCACTGCGTAGTAGAAATCTCAAAATCAGCAGGAGAGCTAGGAATGTATAAAGAG TTCTGCCAAAGTTTATCAAGCCTACTGACAGAGAAATCAAGCGATTCATTAGAGAGTCAACAGTCTCAAGAGAGCTTAATCCAATGCAAAGACATA CTCTGA